Proteins encoded in a region of the Rhodovulum sp. MB263 genome:
- a CDS encoding baseplate J/gp47 family protein, which produces MSLPLPQLDDRDFAALVEEALARARQSCPDWTDMSPADPGRALIEAFAHLTDVMIFRLNRLPRKLYVAFLNLLGGELRPPSAATAMLEFRREEGEADLAPAAVTIPAGTRIGGRGEGAPVFVTLEQAVLAADAPSVSVRAIHAAWVEGELLSEGVEGPGAVLALAQGPVIAPLPYESGILLGVEESAGGRPMRRFGGRDFALWPGLETPFELFSDGPGFYCARAAGRIFLPRAAPGSAGVPPRDAQIRAWYLTGGGAAGNVAAGTLSDLRDPLPGLTVRNPERAAGGRDAEPLEAALERIPREVFSDRRAVTARDFEAIATGEGGVARAQARTGVQLWAHAEPGTVELLLVPEPAPGQSDAVGRRAGIEPLQTEELRGRIARLIAARKPLGVTVNVAWARLKPLSIRVDVEIEPDAPEDAVLRRIEARLDRLISPFRDWPPGRPIRPADVYGTVLAEPGVRSARSVVFEVAEAPDTDVRDAVPDPHQPRTWFAAAGDAIFRSLNDGASWESVARQEGCPAVAMRPHPTRPGLVAAVWAEGGNHTEDGARLAVSFDCGETWQRDAIRFDSWIYDLAWLGRASDPVLLIATRSGLYTWQLRSEALQRRLPVAAGVDAVGAYAVLATETALGRPVVVLATREQRGVWISYDPLEPGSFVATGLEGSDIRVLDAADLAGGRYIWAGARATGGSAGEGAFRLTLPERPQDLDAWQPLRAHWRGGSCLGFAFLGSRAYAGSFDAGVLEADLAADPLSWTAPEVDIGLPFRSRENLFEPVAALAARAAGPGGPELMMAAGPRGLYARGEGGGPFAATSPTLFENEVRLPAPWLFASEPHRIRVIGSDDTP; this is translated from the coding sequence ATGAGCCTGCCGCTGCCGCAGCTGGACGACCGCGATTTCGCGGCCCTGGTCGAGGAGGCGCTGGCCCGTGCCCGGCAGAGCTGCCCGGACTGGACCGACATGTCGCCCGCCGATCCCGGCCGCGCCCTGATCGAGGCCTTCGCCCATCTGACCGATGTGATGATCTTCCGGCTGAACCGGCTGCCGCGCAAGCTTTACGTGGCCTTCCTGAACCTTCTGGGCGGCGAGCTGCGCCCGCCCTCGGCCGCGACCGCGATGCTGGAGTTCCGCCGCGAGGAAGGCGAGGCGGATCTGGCTCCGGCCGCCGTGACGATCCCCGCCGGCACCCGGATCGGCGGCCGGGGCGAGGGCGCGCCGGTCTTCGTGACGCTGGAACAGGCGGTGCTGGCGGCCGATGCCCCAAGCGTCTCGGTGCGCGCGATCCATGCCGCCTGGGTCGAGGGAGAGCTGCTCTCCGAGGGGGTCGAGGGTCCCGGCGCGGTGCTGGCGCTGGCGCAGGGTCCGGTGATCGCGCCTCTGCCCTATGAGAGCGGCATCCTTCTGGGCGTCGAGGAAAGCGCGGGCGGGCGCCCGATGCGCCGCTTCGGCGGGCGGGATTTCGCGCTCTGGCCCGGGCTCGAGACGCCGTTCGAGCTGTTCTCGGACGGCCCGGGCTTTTACTGCGCGCGGGCTGCGGGGCGGATCTTCCTGCCGCGCGCGGCCCCGGGCAGCGCGGGCGTGCCCCCGCGCGATGCGCAGATCCGGGCCTGGTATCTGACCGGCGGCGGGGCGGCGGGCAATGTTGCGGCCGGAACGCTGAGCGACCTGCGCGACCCGCTCCCGGGGCTGACGGTGCGCAATCCCGAACGCGCGGCGGGCGGGCGCGACGCCGAGCCGCTGGAAGCGGCGCTGGAACGCATCCCGCGTGAGGTGTTTTCCGACCGCCGCGCGGTCACTGCCCGCGATTTCGAGGCCATCGCCACCGGCGAGGGCGGGGTGGCGCGGGCCCAGGCGCGGACCGGGGTGCAGCTCTGGGCCCATGCCGAACCGGGCACGGTCGAGCTGCTGCTGGTGCCCGAACCGGCGCCCGGCCAGTCCGATGCGGTGGGCCGCCGCGCCGGGATCGAGCCGTTGCAGACCGAAGAGCTGCGCGGCCGCATCGCCCGCCTCATCGCCGCGCGCAAGCCGCTGGGGGTGACGGTCAATGTCGCCTGGGCGCGGCTGAAACCGCTGTCGATCCGGGTCGATGTCGAGATCGAGCCCGACGCGCCCGAGGACGCGGTCCTGCGCCGGATCGAGGCGAGGCTCGACCGGCTGATCTCGCCCTTCCGCGACTGGCCGCCGGGCCGTCCGATCCGGCCCGCCGATGTCTATGGCACGGTGCTGGCCGAACCCGGGGTGCGCAGCGCCCGTTCGGTGGTCTTCGAGGTCGCCGAGGCGCCCGATACGGATGTCCGCGACGCGGTGCCCGACCCGCATCAGCCGCGCACCTGGTTCGCGGCCGCGGGCGACGCCATCTTCCGGTCGCTGAATGACGGCGCCAGCTGGGAAAGCGTCGCCCGGCAGGAGGGCTGTCCGGCGGTCGCGATGCGCCCGCATCCGACGCGGCCGGGACTGGTCGCCGCGGTCTGGGCCGAGGGCGGGAACCATACCGAGGACGGCGCGCGGCTGGCGGTCAGCTTCGATTGCGGCGAAACTTGGCAACGCGACGCGATCCGCTTCGACAGCTGGATCTACGACCTGGCCTGGCTGGGACGGGCGTCCGATCCGGTGCTGCTGATCGCCACCCGCTCGGGGCTTTACACTTGGCAGCTCCGCTCCGAGGCCCTGCAGCGGCGGCTTCCGGTCGCGGCCGGGGTGGATGCGGTGGGCGCCTATGCGGTCCTGGCCACCGAAACCGCGCTCGGCCGCCCGGTGGTGGTGCTGGCGACGCGGGAACAGCGGGGGGTGTGGATCTCCTACGATCCGCTGGAGCCGGGCAGCTTCGTCGCGACCGGGCTCGAGGGCAGCGACATCCGGGTGCTGGACGCGGCCGATCTGGCGGGCGGGCGTTATATCTGGGCGGGTGCGCGGGCCACCGGCGGCAGCGCGGGCGAGGGCGCCTTCCGGCTGACCCTGCCCGAGCGGCCGCAGGATCTGGACGCCTGGCAGCCCCTGCGCGCGCACTGGCGGGGGGGCTCGTGCCTCGGCTTCGCCTTTCTCGGCAGCCGCGCCTATGCCGGGTCCTTCGATGCCGGGGTGCTCGAGGCCGATCTGGCGGCCGATCCGCTGTCCTGGACCGCGCCCGAGGTCGATATTGGCCTGCCCTTCCGCAGCCGCGAAAACCTGTTCGAGCCGGTCGCGGCGCTGGCCGCGCGCGCCGCCGGTCCCGGCGGGCCCGAACTCATGATGGCGGCCGGTCCGCGCGGGCTTTATGCGCGGGGCGAAGGCGGCGGGCCCTTCGCCGCCACCTCGCCGACCCTGTTCGAGAACGAGGTCCGGCTGCCCGCGCCCTGGCTCTTCGCCTCGGAGCCCCATCGCATCAGGGTGATCGGATCCGATGACACGCCATGA